The following proteins are encoded in a genomic region of Nerophis lumbriciformis linkage group LG23, RoL_Nlum_v2.1, whole genome shotgun sequence:
- the atp5f1e gene encoding ATP synthase subunit epsilon, mitochondrial has protein sequence MVAYWRQAGLSYIRFSAICAGAVRAALKPQAQSVAMKAAEASVKVVKPKTS, from the exons ATGGTTGCTTACTGGAGACAAGCAGGACTGAG CTACATTCGCTTCTCGGCCATCTGCGCAGGCGCCGTGCGGGCTGCCCTCAAGCCGCAGGCCCAGAGTGTAGCGATGAAGGCCGCAGAGGCCAGCGTCAAAGTCGTCAAACCCAAAACATCAT